The Scomber scombrus chromosome 22, fScoSco1.1, whole genome shotgun sequence genome has a window encoding:
- the LOC134004537 gene encoding solute carrier organic anion transporter family member 1C1-like, which translates to MVEAAEDRETMTSQQALCDPEQKTSKRISTLKLFIIALSFAYFSKALTGTYMKSSITQIERRFDLSSTHIGLIDGSFEMGNLLFLAVVSHFGAKLHRPRLIAVGCFLMAVGAFLTGLTHFFMGRYKYDTIIQAFQNDSVNIAACVETQDVPEIQIEPSMEDSKVCVKESSSHMWIYVFLGNALRGIGETPVTPLGISYIDDFAKAENSPFYIACLQTITLLGPMFGFLLGSYCAKLYVDIGYVDMESVTITPKDARWVGAWWLGFLVSSGLLLISSIPFWFLPRSLPKQGGDKVKQTPVQEILDGTEDALNNNHNLKLTEIAKGFLPSLKRLLGTPAYFLLLCGSILKFNSFIGLFTFKAKYMEQQFGQSASRANFLIGVVNLPAVAVGIFLGGLLMKRYKLSVVSGAQLSFCTSFMAYLLLLLQFGTKCDNIPVAGLTISYNGSALRHEWTKSVSYNSEMLFSECNRDCSCSAEEWDPVCSDSGITYISPCMAGCLNSSGYGKNTVFHNCSCVSASYPAGSSMSVKLGQCPHAKDCSRSFTSYMAVSVLSSFINSLGATPGYMVIIRCISPELKSLALGMQALVTRTLGGIPAPVYFGALIDSTCLKWSLKKCGGRGACRIYDADTYRTIFLGLITCLSGSSYFFIIAVIILLRRQFRKSEQETETQRSKASKEIELRTPSNPNEVQPSAPKTPKLSLAPRVCTKILTEPEQGGEVHSIKQPPPSSYNTLETTAELTPRSHGAKIEMDGLTSEEEMKDGKVCEENNAQVKEDELDHHISDKNESEKETAQSRETDNQQK; encoded by the exons ATGGTAGAAGCAGCCGAGGACAGAGAGACGATGACCAGCCAGCAGGCTCTGTGTGACCCTGAGCAGAAGACCAGCAAACGCATCTCCACTCTCAAA TTGTTCATTATAGCGCTGTCCTTCGCCTATTTCTCCAAGGCCCTGACAGGGACCTACATGAAGAGCTCCATCACTCAGATTGAGAGACGATTTGACCTCTCCAGCACGCACATTGGACTCATAGATGGCAGTTTTGAAATGG GCAACTTGTTATTTCTAGCCGTGGTCAGCCATTTTGGTGCAAAGCTTCATCGGCCCAGACTCATTGCTGTGGGCTGTTTCCTGATGGCTGTGGGGGCCTTTCTCACCGGCCTGACACACTTCTTCATGGGGCG CTACAAGTACGACACAATCATCCAGGCTTTCCAGAATGACTCTGTGAACATCGCTGCCTGTGTGGAAACACAAGATGTGCCCGAAATTCAGATTGAGCCCTCTATGGAAGACAGCAAAG TCTGTGTGAAAGAGTCTAGTTCACACATGTGGATCTATGTGTTCCTGGGGAACGCACTGCGGGGGATTGGAGAAACCCCAGTCACACCTCTGGGCATCTCCTACATCGATGATTTTGCTAAAGCTGAAAACTCTCCCTTCTACATAG CTTGTCTCCAGACTATTACTCTCCTGGGCCCCATGTTTGGTTTCCTCCTGGGCTCCTACTGTGCCAAACTATACGTTGACATTGGCTATGTTGATATGG AGAGTGTGACCATCACCCCTAAAGATGCCCGCTGGGTGGGTGCCTGGTGGTTGGGCTTCCTGGTGTCCTCCGGCCTCTTGCTCATCTCCAGCATTCCCTTCTGGTTCCTGCCCCGCTCGCTGCCCAAGCAGGGGGGAGATAAGGTCAAGCAGACACCTGTCCAAGAAATTCTGGATGGGACAGAGGATGCCctcaacaacaaccacaacctCAAGCTAACTGAAATCGCAAAAG GATTTCTTCCCTCGCTAAAGCGTCTGTTGGGAACTCCTGCCTACTTCCTGCTTCTTTGTGGCAGCATCCTGAAGTTCAACTCCTTCATTGGCCTGTTCACCTTCAAAGCCAAATACATGGAGCAACAGTTTGGACAGTCCGCATCCAGAGCCAACTTCCTCATAG GTGTGGTGAACCTACCAGCAGTGGCAGTGGGGATCTTCCTGGGAGGGCTGCTGATGAAGAGGTATAAACTGAGCGTGGTGTCCGGGGCTCAGCTCTCTTTTTGCACGTCCTTCATGGCGTACCTCCTCTTACTGCTGCAGTTTGGCACCAAGTGTGACAACATTCCCGTGGCAGGGCTCACCATCTCCTACAACGGGTCAGCGCTGAGACATGAATG GACAAAGAGTGTATCGTACAACAGTGAAATGCTCTTCTCAGAGTGTAACAGAGACTGCTCATGTTCAGCAGAGGAGTGGGACCCCGTGTGTTCAGACAGTGGCATCACCTACATTTCTCCGTGTATGGCTGGCTGCCTGAACTCCAGTGGATATGGCAAGAACACA GTTTTTCACaactgcagctgtgtgtccGCCTCCTACCCAGCAGGCAGCAGCATGTCAGTGAAGCTAGGCCAGTGCCCCCATGCCAAGGACTGCAGCCGGAGTTTCACCTCCTACATGGCTGTGTCTGTCCTCAGCTCCTTCATCAACTCTCTGGGAGCCACTCCTGGCTACATGGTCATTATACG ATGTATCTCACCAGAGCTCAAATCCCTTGCGCTGGGTATGCAGGCCTTGGTCACTAGGACTCTTG GTGGAATTCCTGCACCAGTATATTTCGGAGCCCTGATTGACTCAACTTGCCTGAAATGGTCGCTCAAGAAATGTGGCGGCAGAGGAGCGTGTCGCATTTATGACGCTGATACGTACAG GACCATCTTCCTGGGTCTGATCACTTGTCTCAGTGGTTCTTCCTATTTCTTCATCATTGCCGTTATAATCCTCCTCAGACGCCAGTTCCGGAAGTCTGAGCAAGAAACAGAGACACAACGATCAAAAGCTTCAAAGGAAATTGAACTTCGGACCCCATCAAACCCCAATGAGGTCCAGCCTAGTGCTCCTAAAACTCCCAAGCTCTCTCTTGCCCCCAGAGTTTGCACAAAGATCCTGACAGAACCGGAGCAGGGAGGGGAAGTTCACAGTATAAAGCAGCCCCCACCCTCCAGTTATAACACACTGGAGACCACTGCTGAGTTAACTCCTCGTAGTCATGGAGCTAAGATAGAGATGGACGGGCTGACatcagaggaggagatgaaagatGGAAAAGTCTGTGAGGAGAACAATGCACAGGTGAAAGAAGATGAGCTGGATCATCACATCAGCGACAAGAATGAGTCAGAGAAAGAAACAGCACAAAGCAGAGAAACTGACAACCAACAAAAATAA
- the LOC134004683 gene encoding calcitonin gene-related peptide 1, with protein MYHLRVPVLLLMLLVFLHCVSTAPSHRYFSPSSSSEQESALPDSEGWLVPGLISNPFLGLMGTRPERGLTAMNSHHVEKRKCNTATCVTQRLADFLVRSSNTVGTVYAPTDVGSATYGKRDLLLPLSYLPL; from the exons ATGTATCATCTGAGAGTGCCTGTGCTCCTCCTCATGCTGCTTGTCTTCCTGCACTGTGTCAGCACTGCCCCAAGCCACAG GTACTTTAGTCCCAGCTCATCCAGCGAGCAGGAAAGTGCTCTCCCCGACAGCGAAGGCTGGTTAGTTCCCGGGCTCATCTCCAACCCATTCCTCGGCCTCATGGGTACACGACCGGAGAGGGGGCTCACAGCTATGAATAG cCACCACGTAGAGAAGAGGAAGTGCAACACAGCCACCTGTGTCACCCAGAGGCTAGCAGACTTTCTGGTGCGCTCCAGTAACACTGTCGGTACCGTCTACGCACCTACCGATGTCGGATCTGCCACCTACGGCAAGAGGGACCTACTGCTGCCTCTCAGCTACCTGCCTCTCTAG
- the LOC134004538 gene encoding solute carrier organic anion transporter family member 1C1-like, whose amino-acid sequence MSVESKKPSESCCSKLKLFLASLAFVFFAKAFGGAYMKSSITQIERRFDIPSSLIGVIDGSFEMGNLLVIAFVSYFGAKLHRPRLIAIGCVIMSAGSFLIALPHFFQGLYKYETSMSHNTGANSTDSILPCLSNNTMIDADETPDLVSRAACEKAAGSSMWIYVFLGNMLRGIGETPIMPLGVSYLDDFSREENTPFYLACIHTVGILGPMFGFMLGSFLAKVYVDIGFVDLESVTINHRDSRWVGAWWLGFIVTGTVILLSSIPFWFLPKSLPKQGQEQSQNKGTELATVPEQENFLQEENQDQEDKDKPVSFQELAKDFIPSLRRLFKNSIFILMILTYLVAVNGFIGMITFKPKYLEQIYGQSASKAIFLIGILNLPAVALGIITGGFVLKRFKLGIIGAARVSITASLGSFCLLCVQVFIRCENTEVAGLTVSYQGVHEVSYNQQTLLSQCNTGCSCSMKHWDPVCAYNGMTYASPCLAGCHTSSGIGKEMVFHNCSCVGEMMSPAMNMSAVLGQCPRKSDCDHIFKIYMALSVVGSFISACGGTPGYIVLLRSIQQDLKSLALGMQTLIVRTLGGIPPPIYFGALIDRTCLKWGTKQCGGQGACRLYDADKFRMTFMGLITGLYFLANVLWGFLYFKIVKRQKKLALRNQAKENGLEGNGVNGHANINIAKNTEDTDKESTI is encoded by the exons ATGAGTGTAGAGTCCAAAAAACCGAGTGAGTCTTGCTGCTCCAAGCTAAAG cTCTTCCTGGCTTCTCTGGCATTTGTATTCTTTGCCAAAGCCTTTGGTGGAGCTTATATGAAAAGCTCCATCACTCAGATTGAGAGGCGCTTTGATATCCCGAGTTCCCTCATTGGAGTCATAGATGGCAGTTTTGAAATGG GCAACCTGCTGGTGATTGCTTTTGTGAGCTACTTTGGTGCTAAGCTCCATCGTCCCCGACTGATTGCTATCGGCTGTGTGATCATGAGTGCTGGATCATTTCTGATAGCCCTGCCTCACTTCTTCCAAGGCCT gTATAAATATGAGACGAGTATGTCTCACAACACTGGTGCCAACAGCACTGATAGCATCCTTCCCTGTCTGTCCAACAACACCATGATTGATGCAGATGAGACACCTGATTTAGTTTCAAGAGCAG CTTGCGAAAAGGCAGCTGGCTCGTCCATGTGGATTTATGTATTCCTGGGAAACATGTTGCGTGGAATTGGAGAGACTCCCATCATGCCTCTTGGAGTGTCCTACCTGGATGACTTCTCCAGAGAGGAGAACACTCCTTTCTATTTGG cTTGCATCCACACAGTGGGAATCTTAGGACCCATGTTTGGCTTCATGCTCGGGTCCTTCCTTGCCAAGGTCTACGTTGACATTGGATTTGTGGATTTAG AAAGTGTGACCATTAACCATAGAGACTCTCGTTGGGTGGGGGCCTGGTGGCTGGGATTCATAGTGACGGGCACAGTGATCCTGCTGTCGAGTATCCCTTTCTGGTTCCTTCCGAAGTCTCTGCCAAAGCAGGGGCAGGAGCAGAGCCAAAATAAAGGCACAGAGCTCGCCACAGTACCAGAACAGGAGAATTTCCTGCAAGAGGAAAACCAGGATCAGGAGGACAAAGATAAGCCAGTTTCATTCCAGGAGCTGGCTAAAG ACTTCATTCCATCTCTGAGGAGACTCTTCAAGAACAGTATCTTCATACTGATGATCCTCACTTACCTGGTGGCTGTGAACGGCTTCATTGGCATGATCACCTTCAAGCCGAAGTATTTGGAGCAAATCTATGGCCAGTCTGCCTCCAAGGCCATTTTCCTCATAG GTATACTGAACCTGCCAGCTGTAGCTTTGGGCATCATCACCGGAGGTTTTGTGCTGAAGCGTTTCAAGCTAGGCATCATCGGGGCAGCAAGGGTGTCAATCACCGCCTCTCTCGGCTCTTTTTGTCTGCTTTGCGTTCAGGTCTTCATCCGCTGTGAAAATACAGAGGTGGCTGGTCTCACTGTCTCATACCAGGG GGTTCATGAAGTGTCCTACAACCAACAGACTTTGCTGTCACAGTGCAACACGGGCTGCTCCTGCTCAATGAAGCACTGGGACCCAGTATGTGCCTACAATGGCATGACGTACGCCTCTCCATGCCTGGCTGGCTGCCATACTTCCTCTGGCATTGGCAAGGAAATG GTGTTTCATAACTGTTCCTGTGTTGGGGAGATGATGAGTCCAGCCATGAACATGTCTGCAGTGCTGGGCCAGTGCCCCAGGAAGAGCGACTGTGATCACATATTCAAAATCTACATGGCTTTGTCTGTAGTGGGCTCCTTCATATCTGCCTGCGGAGGCACGCCAGGATACATCGTACTGCTCAG GTCCATACAGCAAGACCTGAAATCTTTGGCTTTGGGAATGCAGACACTGATAGTAAGAACTCTGG gtgggATCCCTCCTCCTATATATTTCGGAGCACTGATTGATCGGACATGTTTGAAGTGGGGCACCAAGCAGTGTGGAGGTCAAGGAGCATGTAGACTCTACGATGCTGATAAATTTAG GATGACATTCATGGGGCTGATTACTGGACTCTACTTCCTAGCCAACGTGCTGTGGGGATTTCTCTATTTCAAAATTGTCAAAAGACAGAAGAAGTTGGCTCTGAGGAATCAGGCCAAAGAAAATGGACTGGAGGGTAACGGAGTCAATGGACACGCCAATATCAACATTGCCAAGAACACAGAAGACACAGATAAGGAGAGCACTATTTAA